Proteins co-encoded in one Salvia splendens isolate huo1 chromosome 4, SspV2, whole genome shotgun sequence genomic window:
- the LOC121799654 gene encoding vesicle-associated membrane protein 724-like has protein sequence MGQESFIYSFVARGTMVLAEYTEFTGNFPAIAAQCLQRLSSTNNKFTYNCDHHIFNFLVEDGYAYCVVAKESVGKQISIALLERIKADFRKRYGGGKADTAVAKSLNKEFGPQMKEHMQYIIDHADEIEKLLKVKAQVSEVKSIMLENIDKTIERGQNLTDLNDKAQDLRESAQVFKTGGTQLRRKLWYQNMKIKLVVLGIILFLVLIIILSICGGFNC, from the exons ATGGGCCAAGAATCGTTCATATACAGCTTCGTGGCACGTGGCACGATGGTGCTGGCGGAGTACACCGAGTTCACCGGCAATTTTCCGGCGATCGCAGCTCAGTGCTTGCAGCGTCTGTCTTCGACCAACAACAAGTTCACCTACAACTGTGATCACcacatttttaactttttagtTGAGGATGGATACG CTTACTGTGTCGTTGCCAAAGAATCTGTTGGAAAACAGATCTCAATCGCACTTTTGGAACGCATTAAAGCTGATTTCAGGAAAAGATATGGTGGTGGTAAAGCCGATACAGCAGTTGCAAAAAGTCTCAACAAAGAATTTGG GCCTCAAATGAAAGAACACATGCAATATATCATTGATCACGCTGATGAGATCGAGAAACTATTGAAAGTTAAAGCCCAAGTTTCCGAAGTCAAAAGTATTATGCTGGAGAATATAGACAAG ACTATAGAAAGAGGCCAAAACCTAACGGATCTCAATGACAAGGCTCAAGACTTGCGCGAGTCG GCTCAAGTGTTCAAGACAGGAGGGACACAACTCCGGCGAAAGTTGTGGTAccaaaacatgaaaataaagTTGGTTGTGCTCGGAATTATCCTCTTCCTAGTCCTCATTATCATCCTCTCTATCTGCGGGGGTTTCAACTGTTAG